A part of Vicia villosa cultivar HV-30 ecotype Madison, WI unplaced genomic scaffold, Vvil1.0 ctg.000823F_1_1, whole genome shotgun sequence genomic DNA contains:
- the LOC131631438 gene encoding F-box/kelch-repeat protein At3g23880-like, translated as MSPQSEDPHNVPVPLYIPGELIADVLSFLPVKSVLRLRCVSKTLSCIISDPSFVKSHLNRSARKDELKLVNFLEWKKVSFSVFRMSENPPIIFNLPEDSYYTLKENGWFNIAGSCNGLLCFYDQRYSYNSTVVETGLLIWNPATRTISEKICCSGIGSIESLANFMFGCDNSTNTYKVLYFIPYKKQVRVLTLGNNVWRNIEKSPVKHCSSMNLAHLSGTVNWLAIRKHYSTYDYKNITIEQFVIISLDLGTETHTQLRPPPGFNEVPFVEPHLSVLMDCLCFSHYFKKTHLVIWQMKEFGVQESWSQFLKISYDKLLLDRHSVYFQLLLLCYSEKNDTLIFMNYLESQAINRRYNRMERLNIVEGIDRSLLLSGHDHVESLVWYC; from the coding sequence ATGAGTCCCCAGTCGGAGGATCCTCATAACGTGCCGGTGCCGCTATATATCCCCGGCGAACTCATCGCCGACGTGCTTTCCTTCCTTCCCGTCAAATCAGTCCTTCGATTGAGATGTGTGAGCAAGACATTGAGTTGTATCATCTCTGATCCTTCCTTTGTCAAATCGCATCTTAACCGATCCGCACGAAAGGATGAACTCAAACTTGTAAACTTTTTGGAATGGAAGAAGGTCTCGTTTTCAGTTTTTCGAATGTCTGAAAACCCTCCAATCATTTTCAATCTCCCTGAAGATTCTTACTATACATTGAAGGAGAATGGCTGGTTCAATATAGCTGGTTCCTGCAATGGTTTACTTTGTTTTTACGATCAACGTTATAGCTATAACTCTACAGTTGTAGAGACAGGGCTCCTTATTTGGAACCCGGCCACGAGGACAATATCAGAAAAAATATGCTGTAGTGGTATCGGCTCCATTGAATCTCTTGCTAATTTTATGTTTGGTTGTGATAATTCAACCAACACTTATAAGGTGCTGTATTTTATTCCTTATAAAAAACAAGTAAGAGTTCTCACTTTGGGTAATAATGTTTGGAGAAATATTGAAAAATCTCCGGTGAAACATTGTTCCTCCATGAATCTTGCCCATCTCAGTGGTACTGTTAATTGGTTGGCAATCCGCAAACACTACTCCACTTATGATTACAAGAATATTACTATTGAGCAGTTTGTGATTATTTCACTTGATTTGGGCACGGAGACACATACTCAGTTGCGGCCTCCTCCGGGTTTCAATGAAGTTCCATTTGTTGAACCACATCTAAGTGTGTTAATGGATTGTCTTTGTTTTTCTCattatttcaaaaaaactcaTTTAGTAATATGGCAAATGAAGGAATTTGGAGTTCAAGAGTCTTGGTCTCAATTCCTTAAAATTAGTTATGACAAACTTTTGTTGGATCGTCACTCTGTTTACTTTCAATTGTTGCTATTATGCTATTCGGAGAAGAATGATACACTGATTTTTATGAACTATCTTGAAAGCCAAGCAATTAACCGGAGGTATAACAGAATGGAGAGATTGAATATCGTAGAGGGAATAGATAGATCCTTGCTATTGAGTGGCCATGATCATGTTGAAAGCTTGGTTTGGTATTGTTGA